One genomic segment of Vagococcus intermedius includes these proteins:
- the ptsP gene encoding phosphoenolpyruvate--protein phosphotransferase, which yields MAEMLKGIGASDGVAVAKAYLLVQPDLSFEKKTVEDSEGEIARLQSALAKSTEELQAIRDKAADSLGEAEAQVFDAHLMVLSDPEMIGSIESNIKDNKTNAESGLKEVTDMFIGMFEAMEDNPYMQERAADIKDVAKRILSHLLGVKLPNPSMINEEVVVVAHDLTPSDTAQLDRRYVKAFVTDIGGRTSHSAIMARSLEIPAIVGTKEITTKVAEGDMLAVNGIDGEAFIHPTDEQKAAVIKIGEDYAELKAEWDKLKDAKTVTADGKHIELAANIGTPKDLEGVNNNGGEAVGLYRTEFLYMDSPDFPTEDDQYQAYKAVLEGMAGKPVVVRTMDIGGDKELPYLQLPHEMNPFLGYRAIRICLAEDAMFRTQLRALLRASVHGQLRIMFPMIATLQEFRSAKALLDEEKAKLIAEGVEVASDIQVGIMIEIPAAAVIADKFAKEVDFFSVGTNDLIQYTMAADRMNERVSYLYQPYNPSILRLIKNVIDAAHAEGKWAGMCGEMAGDQTAVPLLVGLGLDEFSMSATSILKTRSLMKRLDTAKMAELADKAINECDTADEVVALVDSYTK from the coding sequence ATGGCAGAAATGTTAAAAGGTATTGGGGCAAGTGATGGCGTAGCGGTTGCTAAAGCTTATTTGCTAGTACAACCAGATCTATCATTTGAGAAGAAAACAGTTGAAGATTCAGAAGGCGAAATTGCACGCTTACAAAGCGCTTTAGCAAAATCAACAGAAGAATTACAAGCTATCAGAGACAAAGCAGCAGACTCTCTTGGAGAAGCTGAAGCACAAGTTTTTGATGCACATTTAATGGTTCTTTCAGATCCAGAAATGATTGGTAGTATTGAAAGCAATATCAAAGATAACAAAACTAATGCTGAATCAGGCTTAAAAGAAGTAACAGATATGTTTATTGGTATGTTCGAAGCGATGGAAGATAACCCTTACATGCAAGAGCGTGCTGCTGACATCAAAGATGTTGCTAAACGAATTTTAAGTCATTTATTAGGCGTTAAATTACCCAACCCTTCAATGATTAATGAAGAAGTTGTGGTAGTAGCACACGATTTGACACCAAGTGATACGGCTCAATTAGACCGTCGCTATGTTAAAGCTTTTGTTACTGATATCGGTGGACGTACCTCTCACTCAGCTATTATGGCTCGTTCTCTAGAGATTCCAGCAATTGTTGGAACAAAAGAAATTACGACTAAAGTTGCTGAAGGCGATATGTTGGCCGTAAATGGTATTGATGGTGAAGCATTTATTCATCCAACAGATGAACAAAAAGCAGCTGTCATTAAAATTGGTGAAGATTATGCTGAATTAAAAGCTGAATGGGACAAGTTAAAAGATGCTAAGACTGTTACAGCTGATGGCAAACACATTGAATTAGCTGCCAATATTGGAACGCCTAAAGATTTAGAGGGTGTTAACAATAACGGTGGTGAGGCAGTGGGGCTTTACCGTACTGAGTTTTTATACATGGATTCACCAGATTTCCCAACAGAAGACGACCAATACCAAGCTTATAAAGCTGTTTTAGAAGGTATGGCTGGTAAACCTGTTGTTGTTCGTACAATGGATATTGGTGGAGACAAAGAGTTACCTTACTTACAATTACCACATGAAATGAACCCATTCTTAGGGTACCGCGCTATTCGTATTTGTTTAGCTGAAGATGCAATGTTCCGTACTCAGTTACGTGCCTTGCTACGTGCATCAGTTCATGGTCAATTACGTATCATGTTCCCAATGATTGCAACACTTCAAGAATTTAGAAGTGCTAAAGCCCTTTTAGATGAAGAAAAAGCTAAATTAATTGCTGAAGGTGTCGAAGTAGCCTCTGATATTCAAGTAGGTATCATGATTGAAATCCCAGCAGCAGCTGTGATTGCTGATAAATTTGCTAAAGAAGTCGATTTCTTCAGTGTTGGTACGAATGACTTAATTCAATATACAATGGCAGCAGACCGTATGAACGAACGTGTCTCTTACTTATACCAACCTTATAACCCGTCAATCTTACGTTTAATTAAAAACGTTATTGATGCAGCACATGCTGAAGGGAAATGGGCAGGTATGTGTGGCGAGATGGCTGGCGATCAAACAGCTGTACCACTACTTGTTGGTTTAGGTTTAGATGAATTTTCAATGAGTGCGACAAGTATTCTTAAAACTCGTAGCTTGATGAAACGTTTAGATACAGCTAAAATGGCTGAACTAGCGGATAAAGCAATTAACGAATGTGATACAGCTGATGAGGTTGTAGCGTTAGTTGATTCTTACACTAAATAA
- a CDS encoding YkuJ family protein — MRHSQLVAIIKRLEAMTEATDNEIQVRRFEREGNERCIVTYDSANEMFELTETDTQQVYQFDDIDLVAMEIYELLQA, encoded by the coding sequence ATGAGACATTCACAATTAGTAGCGATTATCAAACGTTTAGAAGCTATGACTGAGGCAACGGATAATGAAATTCAAGTTCGTCGTTTTGAGCGTGAAGGTAACGAAAGATGTATCGTAACTTATGATTCAGCAAATGAAATGTTTGAATTAACAGAAACTGACACACAACAAGTGTATCAATTTGACGATATTGATTTAGTTGCAATGGAGATTTATGAATTATTGCAAGCTTAA
- a CDS encoding NAD(P)-dependent oxidoreductase, whose protein sequence is MKKIGFIGTGVMGSSIVKHLLASNYEVAVYNRTKQKADELVGLGAIWQDSPQQIVEVSDIIFTMVGYPHDVEETYYGESGIFQAEVTDKILIDMTTSTPVLAQKIAKTATDRGAISFDSPVSGGDLGAKNGTLTTMVGGDLSSFEEIKELLAIFSSKVNLQGPAGSGQHTKMANQIMIAGTMTGMTELLVYAKSAGLDLEKVLDTVGGGSAANWSLANYAPRILKEDYTPGFFVKHFVKDLNIALSEAERMNIALPATEKAKELYEELVKNGFENEGTQALIKLWWS, encoded by the coding sequence ATGAAAAAAATTGGATTTATCGGAACAGGCGTAATGGGGTCATCCATTGTTAAGCATTTACTTGCAAGTAACTATGAGGTGGCTGTTTACAATCGGACCAAACAAAAGGCTGATGAGTTAGTCGGTTTAGGTGCGATATGGCAAGATTCGCCACAACAAATTGTTGAAGTTAGCGATATTATCTTTACAATGGTTGGTTATCCACATGATGTAGAGGAGACTTATTATGGCGAAAGTGGTATTTTTCAAGCGGAAGTTACAGATAAAATTTTAATAGATATGACGACTAGTACGCCTGTTTTAGCACAAAAGATTGCTAAGACGGCTACTGATAGAGGAGCAATTAGTTTTGATTCACCGGTCTCTGGTGGGGATTTAGGTGCTAAAAATGGGACGTTGACTACAATGGTTGGCGGAGATCTTTCTAGTTTTGAAGAAATCAAAGAGCTATTAGCTATTTTTAGTTCAAAAGTAAACCTACAAGGTCCAGCTGGTTCGGGACAGCATACAAAGATGGCCAATCAAATTATGATTGCTGGCACGATGACAGGAATGACAGAGTTATTAGTTTATGCTAAAAGTGCGGGACTTGATTTGGAGAAAGTATTGGATACAGTCGGTGGAGGTAGTGCAGCTAACTGGTCGTTAGCAAACTATGCTCCTAGAATTTTAAAAGAGGATTACACACCAGGCTTCTTCGTTAAACATTTTGTGAAAGATTTAAATATTGCTTTAAGTGAAGCAGAACGAATGAATATAGCGTTACCTGCCACCGAAAAAGCGAAAGAACTGTATGAGGAGCTAGTAAAAAATGGATTTGAAAATGAGGGGACACAGGCTCTAATTAAATTATGGTGGTCGTAA